The following are encoded in a window of Chloroflexota bacterium genomic DNA:
- a CDS encoding dolichyl-phosphate beta-glucosyltransferase: protein MISDRIRDGSVCLDDTELLDLSIVVPALNEENRLPDAVRKLTDFLDVQKLEAEVLIVENASTDRTPEIADLAAKADARFRAVHLPIRGKGSAVRAGVRAARGRTIVFCDVDFSMPVGEISSLYAAVGDGADIAIASREIVGARRIGEPWRRHLMGRGFNLLVRLVAVPEIRDTQCGFKAFTRTAAEDLFSRQVINGWAFDVEVLFLARRRGYTLREVPVTWRYDASSRVRPLHDTIAMLRELFIIRWNQTTGRYA, encoded by the coding sequence ATGATCTCCGATCGAATCAGGGACGGCTCCGTCTGCCTCGACGACACGGAGCTGCTCGATCTCAGCATCGTTGTTCCTGCCCTCAACGAAGAGAACCGACTCCCGGACGCCGTACGCAAGCTCACGGACTTTCTCGATGTCCAGAAGCTGGAGGCTGAGGTCCTGATCGTCGAAAACGCCAGCACGGACCGAACGCCGGAGATCGCTGACCTCGCGGCGAAGGCGGACGCGCGATTCCGGGCGGTTCACCTGCCCATTCGCGGAAAGGGAAGCGCCGTGCGCGCCGGGGTACGCGCGGCCAGAGGGCGCACGATCGTCTTTTGCGACGTGGACTTCTCGATGCCCGTCGGTGAGATTTCGTCGCTCTACGCTGCGGTCGGGGATGGCGCGGATATCGCGATCGCCTCGCGGGAGATCGTCGGCGCGAGACGGATCGGTGAACCGTGGCGCCGACACCTGATGGGCCGCGGATTCAACCTGCTGGTCCGGCTGGTCGCCGTGCCAGAGATTCGCGACACGCAGTGCGGCTTCAAAGCGTTCACCAGGACCGCTGCGGAGGATCTGTTCAGCCGCCAAGTGATCAACGGCTGGGCCTTCGACGTCGAGGTGTTGTTCCTCGCGCGGCGTCGGGGATACACGCTTCGCGAGGTTCCGGTCACCTGGCGGTATGATGCATCGAGTCGGGTGCGACCACTCCATGATACAATTGCGATGCTGCGCGAACTGTTCATCATCCGCTGGAACCAGACAACCGGTCGATACGCATAG
- a CDS encoding glycosyltransferase family 2 protein, protein MTDAPDRHCESPRVSVIVPNWNGSAIIGDCLESIRAQTYGNVDRIVVDDGSTDDSVDLIARGFPDFRLIALGENRGFAHAVNVGMRAALGDIFALLNSDARADPRWVEELVAALSRHPDAGSAASKILLDGPDCRIHSAGDVFLRAGVPDSRGVWEVDRGQYDDEQFVFGACGGAAGYRRTMIEEIGPFDEQFGMYCEDVDLAFRAQLRGYRCVYAPRALVRHRLGASTPSDVASYLCGRNFVWLLARDAPEEWWRRHWAKFLRTQLALAIRALRHAREPAARARLRGQLHGLATVPRLVGQRGSVQRPRRVTSEQLSGLLTQ, encoded by the coding sequence GTGACAGACGCGCCCGATCGGCATTGTGAATCGCCCAGGGTGTCGGTGATCGTCCCGAACTGGAACGGGAGCGCGATCATTGGCGACTGTCTCGAGTCGATTCGCGCGCAGACGTACGGAAACGTCGACCGCATCGTCGTGGACGACGGGTCCACTGACGATTCCGTCGACCTCATCGCCCGGGGGTTTCCCGACTTCAGACTCATCGCGCTGGGGGAGAACCGCGGATTCGCCCATGCCGTCAACGTCGGGATGCGCGCCGCGTTGGGCGACATCTTTGCACTCCTGAATAGCGACGCGCGCGCGGACCCCCGGTGGGTCGAGGAGCTGGTCGCAGCGCTGTCGCGCCACCCGGATGCCGGATCGGCTGCTTCGAAGATCCTCCTAGACGGACCGGACTGTCGAATCCATTCAGCCGGTGACGTCTTCCTCCGAGCCGGCGTTCCCGACAGCCGCGGTGTGTGGGAAGTCGACCGTGGGCAGTACGACGACGAGCAGTTCGTGTTCGGCGCATGCGGCGGCGCGGCAGGCTATCGACGAACCATGATCGAGGAGATCGGACCGTTTGACGAGCAGTTCGGCATGTACTGCGAGGATGTGGACCTGGCATTTCGCGCGCAATTGCGGGGCTATCGATGCGTGTACGCGCCCCGAGCGCTCGTCCGCCATCGGTTGGGGGCGAGCACTCCGAGCGATGTCGCCTCGTACCTGTGCGGGCGAAACTTCGTTTGGCTGCTGGCGCGCGACGCGCCAGAGGAATGGTGGCGCAGGCACTGGGCGAAGTTTCTCCGAACGCAGCTTGCGCTGGCCATTCGGGCCCTGCGCCACGCCCGCGAGCCGGCCGCCCGAGCCCGGCTCCGTGGCCAGCTTCACGGGTTGGCCACGGTCCCGCGTCTCGTGGGACAGCGGGGCAGCGTGCAGCGTCCACGACGCGTTACCTCAGAGCAGCTGTCTGGATTGTTGACCCAATGA